In Deinococcus sp. KNUC1210, a single genomic region encodes these proteins:
- a CDS encoding delta-60 repeat domain-containing protein, whose product MKRTLIISGLLLTGTLVACSGSGAAQPDLTIRTIELTPGTADITVGQSKTLTATAKNAQGQALNGISFVWKSSAETVAKVAGGVVTGMGVGNTSITASVGNVISTAAALTVRQPQSSSFDLSLSQDRLPVITGTSARLTVTLKRNSGFSGAVNVTLSGLPAGATGAPISIPEGQTSAEVTVSAAANAAHSQPTAVTLTGTATGTASVSKTLTVTVRGPAGSLDTTFGTGGIAVTPVGAGEDVPSAVTTQPDGKLIVVGRTSGTHADDFAVVRYTRDGSLDQSFGNGGRVLIDFAGSTDIARAVALQSDGRILVAGGVTTGNAERFGLARLNTDGSLDNGFGTGGKVTTAFSGSSADRPLAVVVQPNGAVVVGGQATFASNATGIDFALARYTPSGTLDASFGTGGQVTTALASQNGSDSVHALALQQGKIIAVGGEGDFAAARYTPSGTLDNTFGTGGKVSGLFAGTIGVANAVQLDSQNRLVLAGQSQNDTAVVRLTENGALDNTFGTGGKKIIAISAGNWDAATGLAIQTDGKVVLGGWVYEGGSSSGNFAVTRLNNLGQLDDSFGQGGTTITPVAPGTKDDQAQALTLQPDERIPATRIVAVGLRNDSNQDFALTRYWP is encoded by the coding sequence ATGAAACGTACCCTTATCATCAGCGGTCTGCTCTTGACCGGAACTCTGGTCGCGTGCAGCGGCAGCGGCGCAGCCCAGCCGGACCTGACCATCAGGACCATCGAACTCACGCCCGGCACGGCGGATATCACGGTCGGCCAGTCGAAGACCCTGACCGCCACCGCGAAAAACGCCCAGGGACAGGCACTGAACGGTATCAGCTTCGTCTGGAAGTCGAGCGCCGAAACGGTGGCGAAGGTGGCGGGCGGCGTCGTGACCGGCATGGGCGTGGGCAACACCAGCATCACGGCGAGTGTCGGGAACGTCATCAGCACCGCTGCCGCCCTGACCGTGAGGCAGCCGCAGTCCAGCAGCTTCGACCTGTCGCTCTCGCAGGACAGGCTGCCGGTGATCACCGGAACGAGCGCCCGCCTGACCGTGACGCTGAAGCGAAACAGCGGATTTTCTGGCGCGGTGAACGTGACCCTGAGTGGTCTGCCCGCCGGGGCGACGGGTGCGCCGATCAGCATTCCGGAGGGCCAGACCAGCGCAGAAGTGACGGTGAGTGCCGCCGCGAACGCCGCCCATTCTCAGCCGACAGCGGTGACGCTGACCGGCACGGCCACCGGAACCGCCAGCGTTTCAAAGACCCTCACCGTGACGGTGCGCGGCCCCGCCGGGAGCCTCGATACCACCTTCGGCACGGGCGGTATCGCCGTGACGCCGGTGGGGGCGGGCGAGGACGTGCCCTCCGCAGTGACGACCCAGCCCGACGGCAAGCTGATCGTGGTGGGCCGCACCTCCGGAACCCATGCGGACGACTTCGCGGTGGTGCGCTACACGCGGGACGGCAGCCTCGACCAGAGCTTTGGCAACGGGGGCAGGGTCTTGATCGACTTCGCGGGCAGCACTGACATCGCCCGCGCTGTGGCCCTGCAGTCCGACGGCAGGATTCTGGTGGCAGGCGGCGTGACCACCGGCAACGCCGAGCGTTTCGGCCTCGCTCGCCTCAACACCGATGGCTCGCTGGATAACGGGTTCGGAACCGGGGGCAAGGTGACCACTGCTTTCAGCGGCAGCAGCGCAGATCGGCCCCTGGCCGTGGTGGTGCAGCCGAACGGCGCGGTGGTGGTGGGCGGGCAGGCGACGTTCGCCAGCAACGCGACGGGCATCGATTTCGCCCTGGCACGCTACACGCCCTCCGGCACGCTCGACGCCTCGTTCGGCACAGGTGGGCAGGTCACGACGGCACTCGCGTCACAGAACGGCAGTGACAGCGTGCATGCCCTGGCACTGCAACAGGGCAAGATCATCGCAGTGGGGGGCGAGGGCGACTTCGCGGCAGCCCGCTACACGCCCTCCGGCACGCTCGACAACACCTTCGGCACGGGCGGCAAGGTCAGCGGCCTCTTCGCCGGAACCATCGGCGTGGCAAACGCGGTGCAGCTCGACAGCCAGAACCGCCTGGTCCTGGCCGGACAGAGCCAGAACGACACGGCGGTGGTGCGACTGACGGAAAACGGCGCACTCGACAATACCTTCGGCACGGGCGGCAAGAAGATCATCGCCATCAGCGCGGGCAACTGGGACGCGGCAACCGGGCTGGCCATCCAGACAGACGGCAAGGTCGTGCTGGGCGGCTGGGTCTACGAAGGCGGTTCGTCGTCCGGCAATTTCGCCGTCACGCGGCTGAACAACCTCGGGCAGCTCGATGACAGCTTTGGACAGGGCGGAACCACCATCACCCCGGTCGCTCCCGGCACCAAAGACGACCAGGCGCAGGCGCTCACGCTCCAGCCCGACGAGCGCATTCCCGCCACGCGCATCGTGGCAGTGGGCCTGCGGAACGACAGCAATCAGGATTTCGCCCTGACCCGCTACTGGCCGTAA
- a CDS encoding BTAD domain-containing putative transcriptional regulator, giving the protein MHPSSWRIQVIGQARIGAPGDVSPAALERKLAACLAYLALEGATPRSRLVGLCWPDSPESTARNNLSQMLRKLRLATGTDLITGTDELCLTADVSVDAREARDAFTQGRLSELLSLQGDFLQHLRYDDCPDLDDWITAERERLLEWRSQALRAVLTRAEREGDYAQALDLARRLLDLDPVSEEAHRHVMRLHYLHGDRPAALRAYRRCQEVLRREFGVSPLPETVQLAREIDRGTVPMLTPHRTVTLPLAVQRPPHLVGREREWAQMEAAWDQVLFIYLRGAPGSGKTRLAQDFAASKGDFVVYGGRPGDTQVPFASSARNARTVLDRFPDVPLQEWVRREMARVLPELALPAEVLTPLSSEADVLRLRQAMQVFFAERTGHLACVLVDDWQFYDYESNQDGVFMWGTPLPQGVGVKMPKMIVTYRPDEVTPESEALIGRLVEQGLGIFIDLEPLQGDGIELLMDDLGVPPDPRARDRLRSHSGGNPLFLLETVKYLLESGQLADGLPERLPLPPKVGQLIERRLALLSPPALQAVRAAAVLQRDFDVELVAQVLGAPLFDLLGAWEELESAQIMRGESFSHDLVYEAVRQGVPASIWPLLHRGAARALEGQGAHPARIATHWLGGGKPALAAPCWLAAAETARARYLTGTVADNLGQAGDAYWAAGNADAAFDAWMQQAEELFYLERLDDFLACVEAMQPRAGTLRQRGIVQRLISARHWMHGDAAGAVREADIGLTYAVQAGDLRLEAEVLELRGAVSLQSSPSQDLQASLERMMVIGNTLNDRLIQAKAHIMLSTQFSERDLRVSLHHAEAGEKLFRSLHDATGVAACAQKAASAYLKLGDLGAVRGTLARKAAELAQGDRPITQQFYLLESQAHCDYAQGHYRQALAALDEALGLDVMHGPLWRPGLRAWRATVLADLGASAEALAEVREVLGGLSTSLHHRLEVRVLSLDVLAALQQWDEAAAALSEAQRVPHGGVYWGTRLELARAALLPPADRLPILNDVLRCSHAAGLRGLSLAAEVRRNAARLALNLAPLPWEADLSDQPAGVIGLPEWLSVRVQVAAVHGPEQQAEAWAALHTWAAQAVRSDVPPEYRAAFVQQPRLHSVFLQPEVEGLPSGEA; this is encoded by the coding sequence ATGCACCCGTCGTCGTGGCGCATTCAGGTGATCGGTCAGGCGCGAATCGGTGCCCCCGGGGACGTGTCTCCTGCCGCCCTCGAACGCAAACTCGCCGCCTGTCTGGCCTATCTCGCGCTGGAAGGTGCCACGCCCCGTTCGCGGCTGGTCGGACTGTGCTGGCCCGATTCCCCGGAATCGACCGCCCGAAACAACCTGTCGCAGATGCTGAGAAAGCTGCGACTCGCCACCGGCACTGACCTGATCACCGGCACCGATGAACTCTGCCTGACAGCCGATGTGAGCGTGGATGCGCGGGAGGCCCGCGACGCCTTCACGCAGGGCAGACTTTCGGAACTGCTGTCGTTGCAGGGCGACTTTCTTCAGCATCTCAGGTACGACGACTGTCCGGATCTCGACGACTGGATCACGGCGGAACGTGAGCGCCTGCTGGAATGGCGAAGTCAGGCGCTGCGGGCAGTCCTGACGCGGGCCGAGCGCGAGGGCGATTATGCTCAGGCACTGGACCTCGCCCGCAGGCTTCTGGACCTCGATCCCGTTTCGGAGGAGGCGCACCGCCACGTGATGCGCCTGCACTATCTGCACGGCGACCGACCGGCGGCGTTGCGGGCATACCGCCGCTGTCAGGAGGTGCTGCGCCGGGAATTCGGCGTATCGCCCCTGCCCGAGACGGTGCAGCTCGCCCGCGAGATCGACCGGGGCACCGTGCCGATGCTGACGCCGCACCGGACGGTGACGTTGCCACTGGCTGTGCAGCGCCCGCCTCATCTGGTGGGCCGCGAGCGCGAGTGGGCACAGATGGAGGCCGCCTGGGATCAGGTGCTGTTCATCTACCTGCGCGGCGCACCAGGATCGGGAAAAACCCGTCTGGCTCAGGATTTCGCCGCCAGCAAGGGCGACTTTGTCGTGTACGGAGGCCGTCCGGGTGACACGCAGGTGCCGTTCGCTTCCTCGGCCCGCAACGCCCGCACGGTGCTCGACCGTTTCCCCGATGTGCCGCTTCAGGAATGGGTGCGCCGCGAGATGGCGCGTGTTCTGCCGGAACTGGCGCTGCCCGCCGAGGTGCTCACGCCCCTGAGCAGCGAGGCCGACGTGCTGCGGCTGCGTCAGGCCATGCAGGTGTTTTTTGCCGAGCGGACCGGTCATCTGGCCTGCGTGCTGGTCGATGACTGGCAGTTCTACGATTACGAATCGAATCAGGACGGGGTGTTCATGTGGGGTACTCCGCTGCCGCAGGGCGTCGGGGTCAAGATGCCGAAGATGATCGTCACGTATCGCCCCGACGAGGTGACACCCGAGAGCGAGGCGCTGATCGGGCGTCTGGTCGAGCAGGGACTGGGAATCTTTATCGATCTGGAGCCGCTTCAGGGAGACGGAATCGAGCTGCTGATGGACGATCTGGGTGTGCCGCCCGATCCCCGGGCGCGTGATCGGCTGCGCTCACACAGCGGCGGCAATCCGCTGTTCCTGCTGGAAACCGTCAAGTACCTGCTGGAAAGCGGGCAGTTGGCAGATGGGCTGCCCGAGCGGCTGCCGCTGCCGCCCAAGGTGGGGCAACTGATCGAGCGCCGCCTCGCGCTGCTGTCGCCCCCTGCTCTCCAGGCCGTCCGGGCCGCAGCCGTTCTGCAACGCGATTTCGATGTCGAACTGGTGGCCCAGGTGCTGGGCGCTCCGCTTTTCGACCTGCTGGGTGCGTGGGAAGAGCTGGAATCTGCTCAGATCATGCGGGGCGAGAGCTTCTCGCACGATCTGGTGTACGAGGCGGTGCGTCAGGGCGTGCCTGCCTCGATCTGGCCGCTGCTGCACCGGGGCGCGGCGCGAGCACTCGAAGGACAGGGTGCCCACCCCGCCCGCATCGCCACGCACTGGCTCGGCGGCGGCAAGCCCGCTCTGGCCGCTCCCTGCTGGCTTGCCGCCGCCGAGACGGCGCGGGCGAGATACCTGACCGGAACCGTCGCAGACAATCTCGGACAGGCCGGAGACGCGTACTGGGCGGCAGGAAACGCGGACGCTGCCTTCGACGCCTGGATGCAGCAGGCTGAAGAACTGTTCTATCTGGAACGCCTGGACGATTTCCTGGCGTGTGTCGAGGCGATGCAGCCGCGTGCTGGGACCCTGCGTCAGCGCGGCATCGTTCAGCGCCTCATCAGCGCCCGGCACTGGATGCACGGCGACGCAGCAGGTGCAGTCCGGGAGGCCGACATCGGTCTGACGTATGCCGTGCAGGCCGGAGACCTGCGCCTGGAGGCCGAAGTGCTGGAACTGAGGGGAGCGGTGAGCTTGCAGAGCTCTCCATCTCAGGATCTTCAGGCGTCGCTGGAACGCATGATGGTCATCGGGAATACGCTGAACGATCGGCTGATTCAGGCGAAGGCGCACATCATGCTCTCGACCCAGTTCAGTGAACGCGACCTGCGCGTGTCGCTGCACCATGCCGAGGCGGGCGAGAAGCTGTTCCGGAGCCTGCACGACGCGACCGGGGTCGCCGCCTGTGCTCAGAAGGCCGCCAGTGCCTATCTGAAGCTCGGCGATCTCGGCGCGGTGCGCGGCACCCTGGCCCGCAAGGCGGCAGAGCTGGCGCAGGGAGACCGGCCAATTACCCAGCAGTTCTATCTGCTGGAGAGTCAGGCACACTGCGACTATGCCCAGGGACATTACCGGCAGGCGCTCGCAGCCCTCGATGAGGCGCTGGGTCTGGACGTGATGCACGGCCCGCTCTGGCGACCTGGACTGCGTGCGTGGCGGGCCACGGTGCTGGCTGACCTCGGTGCGTCGGCCGAGGCACTTGCCGAGGTGCGGGAAGTGCTGGGCGGCCTGTCGACCTCGCTTCATCACCGTCTGGAAGTCCGGGTGCTGAGCCTGGACGTGCTGGCAGCGCTGCAGCAGTGGGACGAAGCGGCGGCGGCGTTGTCCGAGGCCCAGCGTGTACCGCACGGCGGCGTGTACTGGGGAACGCGGCTGGAACTTGCACGCGCCGCCCTCCTGCCGCCTGCCGACCGACTGCCCATTCTGAACGATGTGCTGCGCTGCAGCCATGCAGCGGGTCTGCGGGGGCTGTCGCTGGCTGCCGAGGTGCGCCGCAATGCTGCCCGGCTGGCCCTGAATCTTGCGCCGCTGCCCTGGGAGGCAGACCTCTCGGACCAGCCTGCCGGGGTGATCGGGTTGCCGGAATGGCTGTCGGTGCGGGTACAGGTCGCCGCCGTGCATGGTCCTGAGCAGCAGGCCGAGGCGTGGGCCGCGCTGCACACCTGGGCCGCGCAGGCCGTCCGGTCCGACGTGC